One genomic window of Cannabis sativa cultivar Pink pepper isolate KNU-18-1 chromosome 2, ASM2916894v1, whole genome shotgun sequence includes the following:
- the LOC115718861 gene encoding CBS domain-containing protein CBSX6, producing the protein MASVFLYHVVGDLTVGKPEMVEFCETETVEAAIQAIGESTEAGIAVWKKRSVVGVIENNEMRQQRFVGILNSLDVVAFLARNECLEDQEKAMKTPVSEVVVPSNSCLRQVDPATRLIDALEMMKQGVKRLLVRKSVVWKGMSKRFSILYNGKWLKNVDTTGGSNNNLYHNPNWPSSSTTTSRDKFCCLSREDVIRFVIGCLGALAPLPLSSISSLGIINPNYHSIEASSPAIETTENIPRDPCAIAVVERMYGDQCKIIGEISASKLWKCDHLAAAWALANFSAGQFVMGVEDNVSSRSQDFCLNPNVGNNGQTNGGGSTRARKFSSRSMGFNPGNSSFGISRSMYRGRSAPLTCKVTSSLAAVMAQMLSHRATHVWVIEDESEDVLVGVVGYADIMAAVTKQPAAFAAASRHCEGGIVNEIQT; encoded by the exons ATGGCGTCGGTGTTCCTATACCATGTGGTGGGCGATCTGACGGTGGGGAAGCCGGAGATGGTCGAGTTTTGTGAGACGGAGACGGTGGAGGCGGCGATACAGGCGATCGGAGAGTCGACGGAGGCCGGAATAGCTGTCTGGAAGAAAAGATCAGTGGTGGGTGTGATCGAGAATAATGAAATGAGGCAGCAGAGGTTTGTGGGTATTCTAAATTCTCTTGATGTTGTTGCTTTCTTGGCTAGAAATGAGTGTTTGGAGGATCAAGAGAAAGCTATGAAGACACCTGTTTCTGAAGTTGTTGTGCCTAGTAATTCTTGCTTGAGACAAGTTGATCCCGCCACAAG ATTGATTGATGCACTTGAGATGATGAAGCAAGGAGTGAAGCGTCTTCTGGTTCGAAAGAGTGTGGTGTGGAAAGGCATGAGCAAACGATTCTCGATTCTTTATAATGGTAAGTGGCTCAAGAACGTTGACACCACTGGTGGCAGTAATAACAACCTTTATCACAATCCAAATTGGCCCTCATCTTCTACAACGACATCCCGTGACAAATTCTGCTGTCTGTCTAGAGAAGATGTTATTCGTTTTGTCATCGGTTGTCTTGGGGCCTTAGCACCACTTCCTCTCTCGTCCATCTCGTCCCTTGGAATCATCAACCCAAACTACCACTCAATTGAAGCCTCCTCTCCAGCCATAGAAACCACCGAGAATATTCCAAGAGACCCCTGCGCAATTGCTGTTGTGGAACGTATGTATGGCGATCAATGTAAGATCATTGGTGAGATCTCTGCCTCTAAACTATGGAAATGCGATCATTTAGCTGCTGCTTGGGCTTTAGCCAACTTTTCAGCTGGGCAGTTTGTTATGGGAGTTGAGGATAATGTATCATCAAGGTCACAAGATTTCTGTTTGAACCCAAATGTTGGCAACAATGGCCAAACTAATGGAGGTGGATCGACAAGGGCCAGGAAGTTTAGTAGCAGAAGTATGGGGTTTAATCCTGGAAACTCCAGTTTTGGCATTAGTAGGAGCATGTACAGGGGAAGAAGTGCACCCTTAACTTGCAAGGTCACCAGCTCATTAGCTGCCGTCATGGCTCAAATGCTGTCCCACAGAGCAACCCATGtgtgggtgattgaggatgaaAGTGAGGACGTTTTGGTAGGCGTGGTGGGTTATGCAGACATCATGGCAGCTGTGACAAAACAACCTGCTGCTTTTGCTGCGGCAAGTCGACATTGTGAGGGGGGAATTGTTAATGAAATTCAaacttga